GGGAGTTTCCGATCAGGGCATTTGTAGGGTGGGCGCCAGCCCACCGTCTTGGCGAGACGGATTCACCCAGGACGGTCCGGCATCCGGCAGGGCACCAACTCCTCCAGCACTGCCGACACCACCTCGTCTACCACCTCATCTGGGGGCCCGTCGGCGGCGATGCGCAGGGCGTCCCGGGGCTCTTCCAAGGCGCGCAGCTGGCTCTCCACCATGGAGGCCCCCATGTAGTGGCCCCGGCGGCTCTCCAACCGGCGCCGCAGCTCCCCGGCGTCCACCGCCAGATACACGAAGCGCACCTCCCCCACCAGATCCCCCCGCAGCCAAGCTCGCACCTGGGCCGAGAGGCTCGAACACGCCACCGCTCGCGCCGGCGCCGGATCACCGTTGAGAGCCTCGGCCAGGGCGCGAATCCACGGTCGCCGGTCCTCATCGGTGAGTCCGACGCCGCGGCTCATCTTCGCTACGTTGGCTTCGGAATGGTACTCGTCCCCCTCATAGAACGGCCACCCCAACTCCGCACTCACCCGCCGCCCCACCGTGGTCTTGCCGCAGCCGGCGGGCCCCATGAGGATGAAGGTGGTAGGCGTGGTCGCCCCTGGCTCCTGTTTTTCGGATCCGATCAATCGAGCTCCACCGTCACCTCCGTGCGAGGCGCCTGAACGGTGATGGGGAGTCGGGTGGTGTCACGGTACGTTCGCTCCGCTTCGAGCATCCATTGGCCCTCGGGCACGTGATCAAGCACCAGGGGCTCCAGGTAGGGCTGGAAGGTCCACTGCTCACGCATCACCGGAATTCCCGAGTTGGGGATAGGCAGTTGAAAGCGGTGGCCGTCCGAGTCGACCAGTCGCACCTGCACCAGCTGCCCGTAGTTCAACGCCGTGGGAGCTTCCATGTTCGGAACCCGCACCACCACAGCAGCTTGCGGATCGAGCTCCACCCGCACTGGAGATTCTCGCAACTCAGAGGCCGGCAGCTCCTGAGCCGCGGCTCCCTGAGCGAAGACCTTCAGACTCCAACCCTCACCGGCAGGCCTGGCCGGGACCTCGAGCTTTCCATCGGCGATGGCTTCGAAGGGTCGACGCAGGAGGACCAGTCCGTCGTTGGCCTGGATGACCAGCTCGGCGCGCTCGGGCGCCCTGCCAGAAGCAGAATCGAGCTGCAACACCAGCGGTTCTACCGGCTGCAGCTCGATCTCCAATCCGCTGACCACCCCTCCCGGCGCCACTTCGATGACCCGATCCCCAAGACTCATGCCATCCTGAAAGACCACCAGCCGGTAGCGTCCGGAAGGCAGCTCCATTTCGAAGCTCCCGTCACTCTCCCCAAGGTGCTCACGGAAGCGGGGACCAGCGCCCAGATTGTGGACGGAGATCCTGCTGGAGGCGCCCGGCCGGCCGATCACCCGTCCCGACAGTTGCGCGGGGGCAATGTCCAAGTCCAGATCGAGGTCTGACCTCAGGTCGAGAACCTGATCCAAGGTGTTGGTGGCCTCCGGCATGCTGACGGACAAGCGATAGCGGCCGGCAGGCAAGCGAGTAAATCGAAAGGAATTGCCCTTGCCAAGAGTGAGCAACCTTGAGAATCGAGACTCCTCGCTGATCAGCGTCACGGAGCTGCCCACCACCGGTTCGTTGCCGCGGCGGATCTTCCCCCCGAGAGTCAACCCGGATCCGAAGTGGATGTCATGCTCCACAACCGCAGCACCCTCGGGAACTTCGACGGAAAACCATTCCGAATGCGCACCCCGCTCAGCCCAGGCCTCGATCTCCCAAGTCCCGGGAGAAAGATGTTGCACACGGTAGCGATCCTCCCCCACCGGCCAGCCGATCCGCGGGATCTCTCCATCCCGGCGCGCTCGAAAACTCGGGCCCCGGGACTCGTCCGGGCTCAAGCCCGAAATCCGCCCCCGGAGCTCAGTTCCCTCCTCGAGCTGGACCGAGAAGTCCTCCAGACCTTCCGCTCCAACGTTCAAGAAACGATCATTCCGATAATAAGCGTAGTCATCGTGCTCGATGTCGATGAGATAGCGCGAGGACGGCACTCCATCGAAGCGAAACTCTCCAGTCTCGCTGGTCTCTCCGTCGTAGAACTCCCGGTTGTCGATGTCTTGCAGCAAGATCCTCGCCTTCTCGACCGGCTCTCCCGCTTCATTCCGCACCTGCCCCGAAAGGACGACCTTCTGCGCTTCCGATTCCTGCCCCCTCGGCTCCTCGTCCCCCGAGCTGTGGCCGGACGCTTGCAGAGCAGCCTCGGTGTCTGAGGAGGTCGTCACGGGCTGGCTTTCCGGGGCAGCGCAGGCGATGCTGAAGGCGAAAGTCCCCAGGGCGAAGAGAACGAACGGCAGAGCTCGGGCTTGCTTCATAGCACCTCCACCAAGGGCGAGAGAGGCGAGGTCTCCATGCTCCTACACGCCACAACCCCGCGGGGCTGTCAGGAGAGAGGGGAACGGAGAATCTGGATACACGCTCCTTTATTTTATCTCAAACCCGAAATTCTTTCTGAACGCCCCTACGGAAAATCCCTGACGATCTCGGTGACGCGACCTCTCGTGGTGACCGGAATTCTGTGAGTGTCGCCCTCCGGCGAGGTGAGCTCGAGGATCCAATCCCCTTCCGACAGGTACGTGAGCGCCAAGACGCGCCGGTAGGGGAAGAAGCCCCACTCGTCCTCGACCCTCGGAACCTTGGATCGACTCCGTGGTTGACGGTAGATCCGCCCGTCGGGCGTCAGGACCCGGAGCTTGAATTGCCGTAGATACTGCTCCATCGTCGGCATCACATCCGACGGCGTCCGCAGCCAGAGCCCCGCGGATGGATCGAGCTGGATTGTCGTCAAGTCTGCTCGCAGATCCTTCGCCGGGATCTCCTCAGCGGCTGCCCCGGCGACATAGACCAGCAGCCGCCAGTCTTGGCCGTAGGGCCGGACCGGCATCTGAATTGCTTCGTCCCCAAGATCGTCGAACGAGGCGCGCCAGAGAATCACTCCGTCCTCGCGCTCCAGCATCAGCTCGGCGTTCGTCTGATGGAGGTCGCCGGGCAGTTCGAGGCGCACCTTCCATGGCTCGGCGGGTGATAGCTCTACCTCGAGCCCCCGGATCTCTTCACCCGTAGCCGGGCCACTCCCTGGAGCCAGATCTACGATGCGTTCTTCGATGCGAGAGCCCTGTTGAGTGAAGAGAAGTCTATAGCGCCCCGGCGGCATCTTCTTCTCGAAGCTTCCATCTTCCTCGACCTCGAGAATTCGATAGTACAGATGGGGCTCGACCTTCTGGATGGAGACCTGAATCGATGCATCCTCCTGGCTCTGCACCTTGCCCACGAGCAGGGCGGGAGTGATGTCAATGTCCATCTCGAGGTCGGATTGCAAATCCAAGAGGAACCGCGCCGTGATGGGTTCCTGTTCGGCAAGCACGAGGGCTTTATAGCGCCCTTTCGGCAAACCCGATACGCGAAAGTTGCCCTGCCTATCGGCCCCGGTCACGTAACCGGGTCTGCTGTCCTCCGGGAAAAGCGCGACTCGAGGCAGCCACTGGAAGCCTTGGTCGTGGCGAATCCTGCCGGAGAAGCTCACCCCTTGCCGAAAATCGAGATCCTGCTCGACGACCCCGGAAGGGGCAGAAACCTCGACCTCTGCCCTGGCCAGTTGGCCCCCTCCGGGGTTTCTCGCGGAAACCTTCCAGCGACCCACCGGCACGTGCCGGAGCCGATAGTGGTCGTCCCTCACCCGGTCGCTCGAGATAGAAGGTTCAAGGTCTTGGCCAACGGATACGAAGATCACACCCCTCCTTTCTCCCTCCAAACCCAAGAGTCGGCCTCGAATCTCCGCCCCCTCCACCAGAGTGATTGAGAGATTCTTGGACTCATCCTTTAGGGGATCGAGGATCCACCCGTGCCGGTAGAAAGCGTAGTCCGGATGCTCCACCCGCAGGACGACCCGCCCCGGCATGGGGCTGTCGAGGGTAAATCGGCCGGAGGCGTCGGTCTTGGTACTGGCCAGAGGCGAGTTGCGGGCTGCAGACCTTAGGGAGGCCCGCGCGCCGGCAACCCCGTTGCCGATCTCGTCAAAGACGCGGCCAGTGATGACTCGGCGGATCTCCGGGGCCGGATCTGCCGATTCCTGTTTCTCTTCGGCGGCGGATGGCTCGGCCGCGCTGCTGAGCGCTGCCGGCGAGGGTCCGCTGGCGATGGCGCTGCCAGCGAAGCAAAGGAAACTGAGGAAGCAGAGGATGCCGAGGGTCAAGGTCGATGCGGTGGCAAGGAAGCTCTTCAACATGGTCATGGCCCTCCAAGCAGACTGTGAACGAGGCGGCACCGAAACGGTCTCTGCCAAGACTACGGGAGCTCCACCGCCTGTGTTCCACCGGAGGTCTGAACCTCGCCGCTCCAGGTGCGGCCGTCGGTGGCTTCGACGGTGACGGTCCATTGGCCGGCGGGGACGCTGGGGATGGTCACCGTGCCGAATTGGAGCTTGAAGGAGCTGGTGGGGCCCGGCGGACTGAGATCGAGGGCCTGGACGGGGGCGCCGGTGGCCCCCGTCAGCGTCGCGGTGGCGAAGAGGTAGGTCTCGGCGAGCTCGGGGACGGTGACCGTCAGCGTCCCCGCCGGCGCTAGAGGCACCGGGATCGGGGCCTCCGAGGGCACCTGCAGCGGGATGCGGGTCAGCGCCGCCTCGGGAGCGCCGGCGAGGAGGGTCCAGCTGCCGGCGGGGACGGTTTGGAGAGCCACCAGCCCGTTCTCGTCGGCCCCCCGGCGCAGCGCCGTCACAGGGCGGCCGGCGGCATCCACCACCACCATGCTCAAGAGCTCCGGCGGGCCGCCGCCCCCCACCGTGGGGGCGAGCATCACCTCGGCGTTGGGGGAGAGGACGATCTCCACCCCGGTGCGGTCCTCCCCGGCGGCGAGATCGAGGTCGAGCCACTCGCTGCCGTGGCCCACGGCTCGGGTCTCCAGACGATGCTCTCCCGGCGGCAGGCGAAAGAGGGCGAAGCGGCCGTCGGATTCGGTGCGGGTGGTCGCCAGCACCCGATCCGGCTCGCCGGCGGGGCGGGCGAGGACGAAGACCTGGGGGATGGGCTCGCCGGCCCGGTCCACCACCCGGCCGCTGACCGAGGCCGGCCGCAGCTCGATCTCCAGCCAGTCGTCCTCCGTCAGGTCCACCACCTCGCGGTGATGCAACTGCAGCGGGCTGGTGCCCACCGCCAGCTCATAGCGGCCGGGATCCACATCCTCGATCCGAAACTCTCCCTTCGGATCGGTGGTCGCCCAGCGTTCCGCCTGAAAGTCGACCCCTTGGACGAGCACCTGGACCCCCGTCACCGGCTCCCGGCCCTGGCGTACGACGCCGCCGAGGACCACACCGCCGAAGACCAGATCTCGCTCCAGCTGCACCGTACCGGCCTCGATGAAGATCGGCTCCCGAGCCATCCTGCCCCGGCCGTCGAGATGGGCCACCAGGGTCCAGCTGCCGGGGAGCAGATTGTGCACCTCGTAGGCGCCGTCGTAGCGCACCTGCCCTCTCAGGTTCTGCCCCTTCGGACGGCTCGCTTCGATCCGTACGGAGCTCAGCTGATCCGGCTCCAGACCGCGAACCTGCCCGCTGACGGTAGCGCCGGTGGTGAGGGCGACCTCGATGCCCGTCACCGGCCCTCCCTCCACCACGATGGGCTCCTCCCGAGCGGCGGGGGCGAAAGCTTGATGCTCCGCCCGCAGCTGGTAGCGGCCGGCGGCCACCTGATCAAAGACGAAGCGCCCGGCGCCGTCGGAGTAGACGCGCTCGAAGGGCCGGCGGCGGGTTCCGTCCAGCTCCAGCTCGGCGCCGGCTACGGGCTCGCCCTGGGGATCCACGACCCGGCCGGAAACCTGCCAGCCGCCCTCGACGGTCCAGTCCAGAGTGTTCTCCCCGGAACGAATCTCCACCTCCTCGCGCAGAGAGCCGTAGACCGGGTGGAAGAGAGCTACGAGGGTCTTGCCCTGGGCCAATCCTTCGAGGCGATAGCGTCCTTCGCCGTCGCTCTCGCCGCGGGAGCTGCCGATGATGAGCTGGGCCTTGGTCACCGGCTGCCCCGACCCCGTGGTGACCCTTCCCCGCAGGGTCGCGCCACGCTGGAGGACGATGCGCACGGACTTCGCCTGCGTCGCCGCCGGCGCCTCGACCACCAGGGGCTCGGGATCGAGATAGCTCGCCGACCAGGCCTTCAACGTGATCTCTCCCTCGGGGGGTACGTCGACGAAGAAGATCCCCTCGGCATCGGTCTCGCTTTGGGCTCCCGACTCCTCGCCGGTGGGCTTGCCGTCCTTGCCCATCTCCTGCCATTGAGCGAAGAGGCGCACTCCCACCACCGCCTCGCCCTCCTCGTCTTCCACCAGACCTTCGATGCGCGCAGCCCGCTGCAGGACCACCTCCACCGGCGCCTCCGTCGGCGCCTCCACCGTCCCGACGCTGGTGGCGAGGAAGCCCTCGGCCTGAACCCACAGCAACTTGCGGTCTCCCGGAGACAGCCCCTCCACCGCGAACCGGCCGTCCTCGCCGCTCTCCGCCGCCCCGGTGAGGCTCGACAATAGGGACGCTCGATGACGAGCGCTGCTCATCCCCATATTCATCCCCTCGTGCAGCGGGTGGATGCTGGCCCCCGCCACCGGCGCTCCGTCTTCATCCACCACCCGCCCCAGAATCGCCACACCGGGCGAGACGATGAAGGTGCCCAGGTTCGCGGCCGCCACGGCGGAGCCTTCGGGAATCAAGGCCTCCACCCCAGCCACCCGCAGCGGCGCAAAACCCGTCGCCTGGACCCGCACGTCGAGGGTTGTCGCCGGCAAGGCGGCGAGCTCGAAGCGGCCCTCGCCGTCGGTGGCAGCGCGCACGGCACTGCGCCAGCGGGCCTCCCGGCTCATCCGGCCGGCAGCATTCGCCGCCGCTCCACCCTGCCCCTCCGCCGGCCCCAAGACCACCTCCGCTCCGGCCACCGGCCGGCCCTCCTCGTCCATCACCCGCCCGAAGGCCGGGCGATCCGGTGGCAAGACGATACGCACCGCGTCGGCGGGCCCCTGCCGCGGCAGCACCACCTCCACCGACCGGCCGGCGCCACCCCCATCGGCACCACCGACGCTGCCGGAGCGCACGGCGCGCACCAGATAGCCGGCCCCCGGCGCCAGCCCCCGCAGTAGGAATCGACCCGCACCGTCGACCCGAGTCCACACCGGCGGTGCCGAGCTGCCGAGGGTGAAGAGTTGCCGGGGAGAGAGGCTGATGCGAGCCTCCACCGAGGCGGTGGTCACCGGCCGGCCTGCCGGATCCACCACCTCACCGGCGAGGCTCATGGCGGGCTTCAGGCGCCAGGTCGGCAGCCTCGGGGTGGCCGTTGGGAGCTCAGGCTGATCCGCTGCGGAAGCTTCCTCAACACTCGACAGATATCCCGCCGCCCGCACCGCCAGAGTAGCGGCCCGCTTCACCGTGCCGGTGAGATCTACCGGCGGCACCAGACGATACTCTCCTGACCCATCGGTGAAGACGAAGGAACCGGGATCCTGGATCCAGAACACCAGCGCTCCCGCCAAGGTCTCGGTGATGCTGTCCCCTTCCGCCGTCGTTCCTTTCTCCCCCAGCACCCGGCCTTCTCCCGGCACCGCTACCGGCATTTCCAGCGGCTCGTCGTCCGCCGCCGGCCGGTGCAGCATTCGCCGGCCGTCCTCGAAGGTGAGGTGGATCCACTGGAAAGGCTCCAACAAGCCCAAGGCAAACCTCCGTCGGCGGTTACCCATTCCGTCGTCCGGCTCTCCCCGGGAACCCTGACGCCAGTGCAACACGCCACCCTCATCGGTGGTACCCAACGCCCACGGCGAACCTTCCAGGCTCACCAGCGCCCCGCCCAGGGGGCGATCCCGGGCGTCGACTACCGCCACCCGCCGGGGCTCCAACTTCCCCAGCCGGACGGTGCCCCCGGCATAGCCGTACTCC
This DNA window, taken from Acidobacteriota bacterium, encodes the following:
- a CDS encoding carboxypeptidase-like regulatory domain-containing protein, producing the protein MDRHRRSHRRPHLERRGSDLRWNTGGGAPVVLAETVSVPPRSQSAWRAMTMLKSFLATASTLTLGILCFLSFLCFAGSAIASGPSPAALSSAAEPSAAEEKQESADPAPEIRRVITGRVFDEIGNGVAGARASLRSAARNSPLASTKTDASGRFTLDSPMPGRVVLRVEHPDYAFYRHGWILDPLKDESKNLSITLVEGAEIRGRLLGLEGERRGVIFVSVGQDLEPSISSDRVRDDHYRLRHVPVGRWKVSARNPGGGQLARAEVEVSAPSGVVEQDLDFRQGVSFSGRIRHDQGFQWLPRVALFPEDSRPGYVTGADRQGNFRVSGLPKGRYKALVLAEQEPITARFLLDLQSDLEMDIDITPALLVGKVQSQEDASIQVSIQKVEPHLYYRILEVEEDGSFEKKMPPGRYRLLFTQQGSRIEERIVDLAPGSGPATGEEIRGLEVELSPAEPWKVRLELPGDLHQTNAELMLEREDGVILWRASFDDLGDEAIQMPVRPYGQDWRLLVYVAGAAAEEIPAKDLRADLTTIQLDPSAGLWLRTPSDVMPTMEQYLRQFKLRVLTPDGRIYRQPRSRSKVPRVEDEWGFFPYRRVLALTYLSEGDWILELTSPEGDTHRIPVTTRGRVTEIVRDFP
- a CDS encoding carboxypeptidase-like regulatory domain-containing protein; this encodes MHRRPSTRLVLLALLISGLLAAPSLASGASAPGSSLSVRGTVLLPDGSPAVGARAELLPVLSLDQAGRRWLAGVGDSRSEPEPADGDRAGNDGRFILRAPSSGVWTVRVSAEGHQTMELLALGLVQDEELAPLVLVADRRIEGRLLDASGSAIAGAHVVLQGRDLRFRNLSRTTWTPADSSASTAADGSFVLRAGKEEARLVAYLGDSAPEDPPTSETVPARVWLEYGYAGGTVRLGKLEPRRVAVVDARDRPLGGALVSLEGSPWALGTTDEGGVLHWRQGSRGEPDDGMGNRRRRFALGLLEPFQWIHLTFEDGRRMLHRPAADDEPLEMPVAVPGEGRVLGEKGTTAEGDSITETLAGALVFWIQDPGSFVFTDGSGEYRLVPPVDLTGTVKRAATLAVRAAGYLSSVEEASAADQPELPTATPRLPTWRLKPAMSLAGEVVDPAGRPVTTASVEARISLSPRQLFTLGSSAPPVWTRVDGAGRFLLRGLAPGAGYLVRAVRSGSVGGADGGGAGRSVEVVLPRQGPADAVRIVLPPDRPAFGRVMDEEGRPVAGAEVVLGPAEGQGGAAANAAGRMSREARWRSAVRAATDGEGRFELAALPATTLDVRVQATGFAPLRVAGVEALIPEGSAVAAANLGTFIVSPGVAILGRVVDEDGAPVAGASIHPLHEGMNMGMSSARHRASLLSSLTGAAESGEDGRFAVEGLSPGDRKLLWVQAEGFLATSVGTVEAPTEAPVEVVLQRAARIEGLVEDEEGEAVVGVRLFAQWQEMGKDGKPTGEESGAQSETDAEGIFFVDVPPEGEITLKAWSASYLDPEPLVVEAPAATQAKSVRIVLQRGATLRGRVTTGSGQPVTKAQLIIGSSRGESDGEGRYRLEGLAQGKTLVALFHPVYGSLREEVEIRSGENTLDWTVEGGWQVSGRVVDPQGEPVAGAELELDGTRRRPFERVYSDGAGRFVFDQVAAGRYQLRAEHQAFAPAAREEPIVVEGGPVTGIEVALTTGATVSGQVRGLEPDQLSSVRIEASRPKGQNLRGQVRYDGAYEVHNLLPGSWTLVAHLDGRGRMAREPIFIEAGTVQLERDLVFGGVVLGGVVRQGREPVTGVQVLVQGVDFQAERWATTDPKGEFRIEDVDPGRYELAVGTSPLQLHHREVVDLTEDDWLEIELRPASVSGRVVDRAGEPIPQVFVLARPAGEPDRVLATTRTESDGRFALFRLPPGEHRLETRAVGHGSEWLDLDLAAGEDRTGVEIVLSPNAEVMLAPTVGGGGPPELLSMVVVDAAGRPVTALRRGADENGLVALQTVPAGSWTLLAGAPEAALTRIPLQVPSEAPIPVPLAPAGTLTVTVPELAETYLFATATLTGATGAPVQALDLSPPGPTSSFKLQFGTVTIPSVPAGQWTVTVEATDGRTWSGEVQTSGGTQAVELP
- a CDS encoding carboxypeptidase-like regulatory domain-containing protein; the protein is MKQARALPFVLFALGTFAFSIACAAPESQPVTTSSDTEAALQASGHSSGDEEPRGQESEAQKVVLSGQVRNEAGEPVEKARILLQDIDNREFYDGETSETGEFRFDGVPSSRYLIDIEHDDYAYYRNDRFLNVGAEGLEDFSVQLEEGTELRGRISGLSPDESRGPSFRARRDGEIPRIGWPVGEDRYRVQHLSPGTWEIEAWAERGAHSEWFSVEVPEGAAVVEHDIHFGSGLTLGGKIRRGNEPVVGSSVTLISEESRFSRLLTLGKGNSFRFTRLPAGRYRLSVSMPEATNTLDQVLDLRSDLDLDLDIAPAQLSGRVIGRPGASSRISVHNLGAGPRFREHLGESDGSFEMELPSGRYRLVVFQDGMSLGDRVIEVAPGGVVSGLEIELQPVEPLVLQLDSASGRAPERAELVIQANDGLVLLRRPFEAIADGKLEVPARPAGEGWSLKVFAQGAAAQELPASELRESPVRVELDPQAAVVVRVPNMEAPTALNYGQLVQVRLVDSDGHRFQLPIPNSGIPVMREQWTFQPYLEPLVLDHVPEGQWMLEAERTYRDTTRLPITVQAPRTEVTVELD
- a CDS encoding gluconokinase, GntK/IdnK-type, whose product is MIGSEKQEPGATTPTTFILMGPAGCGKTTVGRRVSAELGWPFYEGDEYHSEANVAKMSRGVGLTDEDRRPWIRALAEALNGDPAPARAVACSSLSAQVRAWLRGDLVGEVRFVYLAVDAGELRRRLESRRGHYMGASMVESQLRALEEPRDALRIAADGPPDEVVDEVVSAVLEELVPCRMPDRPG